In Castor canadensis chromosome 11, mCasCan1.hap1v2, whole genome shotgun sequence, a single genomic region encodes these proteins:
- the LOC141414021 gene encoding nucleolin-like: protein MRGTVSRFSNRESGYIVKSLFDAKEALNSCNKMEIEGRAIRLELQGPRGSLNARGQPSKTLFVKGLSEETTEETLKDSFEGSIRARIVTDRETGSSKGFGFVDFHSEEDAKAAKEAMEDGEIDGNKVTLDWAKPKGEGGFGGRGGGRGGFGGRGRGGRGGFGGRGRGGFGGRGGFRGGRGGGGGDFKPQGKKTKFE from the exons ATGCGC GGCACGGTATCCCGATTTTCCAACCGTGAAAGTGGTTACATTGTGAAATCGTTGTTCG ATGCTAAAGAAGCTTTAAACTCatgtaataaaatggaaattgagGGCAGAGCAATCAGACTGGAGTTGCAAGGACCCAGGGGATCACTTAATGCAAGAGGCCAGCCGTCCAAAACTCTGTTTGTCAAAGGTCTGTCTGAAGAAACTACCGAAGAGACCTTAAAGGATTCATTTGAGGGCTCTATTCGTGCAAGAATAGTCACTGACCGGGAAACAGGGTCCTCCAAAGGGTTTGGTTTTGTAGACTTCCACAGTGAGGAAGATGCCAAAGCTGCCAAGGAGGCCATGGAAGATGGTGAAATTGATGGAAACAAAGTTACCTTGGACTGGGCCAAGCCTAAGGGTGAAGGTGGCTTCGGGGGACGAGGTGGAGGCAGAGGAGgctttggaggcagaggcagaggaggcagaggtggattTGGTGGCAGAGGCCGGGGAGGTTTTGGAGGCCGAGGAGGTTTccgaggaggcagaggaggaggaggaggagacttcAAGCCACAAGGAAAGAAGACGAAGTTTGAATAg